The Streptomyces achromogenes DNA segment GCTGGTCGAGCTGTCCCGGGTCACCGAGGAGTCCATGTGGGCCGGGATCGCCGCGATGAAGCCGGGCAACCGCCTGGTGGACGTCTCGCGCGCGATCGAGACCTACATCCGCCGCCAGCCCAAGCCGGGCGGCGGCCGCTACGGCATCGTCGAGGACTACGGCGGCCACGGCATCGGCACCGAGATGCACATGGACCCGCATCTGCTGAACTACGTGGACCGCCGGCGGGGCAAGGGGCCGAAGCTGGTGCCGGGCTTCTGCCTCGCCATCGAGCCGATGGTGTCCCTCGGCACCCCGCGCACCGAGGTCCTCGAGGACGACTGGACGGTCATCACGACGGACGGCACGTGGTCCTCCCACTGGGAGCACTCGGTCGCGCTGACGGAGGCGGGGCCGCTGGTGCTGACCGCTCCCGACTGCGGCAGGGCGAAGCTCGCGGAGCACGGTGTGGAGGCCGCGCCCGATCCGCTGGCCTAGAGCGGCTGGACAGGGTGGGCAGGCAGTGCCGCTTAAGGATCTCCCCGGCGGGGCAGACTTCACGATTCGTGTTTCCGTCGGCCCTGACGTAGACTGACTCGTCGACTCCCGTGCACCCGCATGTCCGCATGCACCCTTCGGGGAATGGGTGGGGGAGTCGATCAAGGTAGTCGATTCGAAGGGCGAAGCGTGGCCAAGAAGCAAGGTGCCATCGAGATCGAGGGCACTGTCGTCGAGTCTCTTCCGAACGCCATGTTCAAGGTCGAGCTCCAGAACGGCCACCAGGTCCTGGCGCACATCAGCGGCAAGATGCGTATGCACTACATCCGTATCCTCCCTGACGACCGGGTCGTGGTGGAGTTGTCTCCGTACGACCTGACGCGTGGCCGGATCGTCTACCGCTACAAGTAGATCTTGCCCCGGCTCCGTGCGCTCTCCCGC contains these protein-coding regions:
- the map gene encoding type I methionyl aminopeptidase is translated as MVQIKTPEQIAKMRAAGLVVAAIHAATREAAVPGATTKDLDDVARKVLAENGAKSNFLGYGGFPATICTSVNDVVVHGIPSDEVVLKDGDIISIDCGAIVDGWHGDAAYTAFVGGGHAPELVELSRVTEESMWAGIAAMKPGNRLVDVSRAIETYIRRQPKPGGGRYGIVEDYGGHGIGTEMHMDPHLLNYVDRRRGKGPKLVPGFCLAIEPMVSLGTPRTEVLEDDWTVITTDGTWSSHWEHSVALTEAGPLVLTAPDCGRAKLAEHGVEAAPDPLA
- the infA gene encoding translation initiation factor IF-1, encoding MAKKQGAIEIEGTVVESLPNAMFKVELQNGHQVLAHISGKMRMHYIRILPDDRVVVELSPYDLTRGRIVYRYK